In the genome of Sciurus carolinensis chromosome 3, mSciCar1.2, whole genome shotgun sequence, one region contains:
- the Itgb3 gene encoding integrin beta-3, translating to MRARRGPWPWPLWAALLALGALAGVGAGVGGPNICTTRGVSSCQQCLAVSPVCAWCSDEALPLGSPRCDLKENLLKDNCALESIEFPVSEAQILEARPLSDKGSGDGSQVTQVSPQRIALRLRPDDSKKFSIQVRQVEDYPVDIYYLMDLSYSMKDDLWSIQNLGTKLASQMRKLTSNLRIGFGAFVDKPVSPYMYISPPEALKNPCYDMKNACLPMFGYKHVLTLTDQVTRFNEEVKKQSVSRNRDAPEGGFDAIMQATVCDEKIGWRNDASHLLVFTTDAKTHIALDGRLAGIVQPNDGQCHVGPDNRYSASTTMDYPSLGLMTEKLSEKNINLIFAVTENVVNLYQNYSELIPGTTVGVLSTDSSNVLQLIVDAYGKIRSKVELEVRDLPEELSLSFNATCLNNEVIPGLKSCVGLKIGDTVSFSIEAKVRGCPQEKEKSFTIKPVGFKDSLTVQVTFDCDCTCQAHAEPYSRRCNDGNGTFECGVCRCGPGWLGSHCECSEEDYRPSQQDECSPKEGQPVCSQRGECLCGQCVCHSSDFGKITGKYCECDDFSCVRYKGEMCSGHGQCSCGDCLCDSDWTGYYCNCTTRTDTCMSSNGLLCSGRGKCECGSCICIQPGSYGDTCEKCPTCPDACTFKKECVECKKFDRGVLHEENTCTRYCRDEIESVKELKDTGKDAVNCTYKNEEDCVVRFQYYEDASGKSILYVVEEPECPKGPDILVVLLSVMGAILLIGLATLLIWKLLITIHDRKEFAKFEEERARAKWDTANNPLYKEATSTFTNITYRGT from the exons GGCCCAATATCTGTACCACAAGAGGGGTGAGCTCCTGCCAGCAATGTCTGGCTGTGAGTCCTGTGTGTGCCTGGTGCTCCGATGAG GCCCTGCCTCTGGGCTCACCCCGCTGTGACCTGAAGGAGAATCTGCTGAAGGATAACTGTGCCCTAGAGTCCATCGAGTTTCCCGTCAGTGAGGCCCAAATCCTGGAGGCCAGACCTCTTAGTGACAAGGGTTCCGGAGATGGCTCCCAGGTTACTCAAGTCAGTCCCCAGAGGATTGCTCTCCGGCTACGGCCAG ATGACTCGAAGAAGTTCTCCATCCAAGTGCGGCAGGTGGAGGATTACCCTGTAGACATCTATTACCTAATGGACCTGTCTTACTCCATGAAGGATGATCTGTGGAGCATCCAGAACCTGGGTACCAAGCTGGCCTCCCAAATGCGCAAGCTCACCAGTAACCTGCGGATTGGCTTTGGGGCCTTTGTGGACAAGCCTGTGTCACCATACATGTACATCTCCCCACCAGAGGCACTCAAAAATCCCTGTTATGA TATGAAGAATGCCTGTTTGCCTATGTTTGGCTACAAACACGTGCTGACACTGACAGACCAGGTGACTCGCTTCAATGAGGAAGTGAAGAAGCAGAGTGTGTCACGGAACCGGGATGCCCCAGAGGGTGGCTTTGATGCCATCATGCAGGCTACAGTTTGTGAT gaaaaaattggCTGGAGGAATGATGCATCTCATTTACTGGTTTTTACCACTGATGCCAAGACCCATATAGCATTGGATGGAAGACTGGCAGGCATTGTCCAGCCCAATGATGGGCAATGTCATGTTGGCCCTGACAACCGTTACTCTGCCTCCACTACCATG GATTATCCCTCTCTGGGACTGATGACTGAGAAACTATCTGAGAAAAATATCAATTTGATTTTTGCAGTGACTGAAAATGTAGTCAATCTCTACCAG AACTACAGTGAGCTCATCCCAGGGACCACAGTGGGGGTTCTGTCCACTGATTCCAGCAATGTCCTCCAGCTCATTGTTGATGCTTACGGG aAAATACGCTCTAAAGTAGAGCTGGAAGTGCGAGACCTCCCTGAGGAATTGTCTCTGTCCTTCAATGCCACCTGCCTCAATAATGAGGTCATCCCAGGCCTCAAGTCTTGTGTGGGACTCAAGATTGGAGATACG GTGAGCTTCAGCATTGAGGCCAAGGTGCGCGGCTGCCCCCAGGAAAAGGAGAAGTCCTTTACCATAAAGCCTGTGGGCTTCAAGGACAGCCTCACTGTCCAGGTCACCTTCGACTGCGACTGCACCTGCCAGGCCCACGCCGAGCCTTACAGCCGCCGCTGCAACGATGGCAATGGGACCTTCGAGTGTGGGGTGTGCCGCTGTGGGCCCGGTTGGCTCGGGTCCCACTGCGAGTGCTCAGAAGAGGACTACCGCCCGTCTCAGCAGGATGAGTGCAGCCCCAAGGAGGGCCAGCCCGTCTGCAGCCAGAGGGGCGAGTGCCTCTGTGGCCAGTGCGTCTGCCACAGCAGTGACTTTGGCAAGATCACCGGCAAATACTGCGAATGCGACGATTTCTCCTGTGTCCGCTACAAGGGGGAGATGTGCTCAG GGCATGGCCAGTGCAGCTGTGGGGACTGCCTGTGTGACTCCGACTGGACTGGCTACTACTGCAACTGCACCACACGCACCGACACCTGCATGTCCAGCAATGGGCTGCTGTGTAGCGGCCGGGGCAAGTGTGAATGTGGCAGCTGCATCTGCATCCAGCCAGGCTCCTATGGGGACACTTGTGAGAAATGTCCCACTTGCCCGGATGCCTGCACCTTTAAGAA GGAGTGTGTGGAGTGTAAGAAGTTTGACCGGGGAGTCCTTCATGAGGAAAACACCTGTACCCGTTACTGCCGTGACGAGATCGAGTCTGTGAAAGAGCTTA aGGACACTGGCAAGGATGCAGTGAACTGCACCTACAAGAATGAGGAGGACTGCGTTGTCAGATTCCAGTACTATGAAGATGCTAGTGGGAAGTCCATCCTGTATGTGGTGGAAGAGCCAG AGTGTCCCAAGGGTCCTGACATCCTTGTGGTCCTGCTCTCAGTGATGGGGGCTATTCTGCTCATCGGCCTCGCAACTCTGCTCATCTGGAAGCTCCTCATCACCATCCATGACCGGAAAGAGTTTGCTAAATTTGAGGAAGAACGAGCCAGAGCAAAATGGGACACA GCCAACAACCCGCTGTATAAAGAGGCCACGTCCACCTTCACCAATATCACCTACCGGGGCACTTAA